A single genomic interval of Hippea jasoniae harbors:
- the glnA gene encoding type I glutamate--ammonia ligase, which yields MTAEEVVKKIQEEDIKIVDVRFVDLLGTWQHFSVPAHVITEEVFEEGLGFDGSSIRGWKSINESDMLIVPDPKTAFIDPFAEVATLNIICDVIDPITREPYLRHPRAIAKKAEEYLKSSGIADVAYFGPELEFFILDDVRFQVESNTASYIVDSTEGIWNTNKDEDPNLGYKIRHKEGYFPVSPLDSLQDLRSDIVLELEKAGIEVEAHHHEVATAGQAEIDIRFAPLVEQADNVLKYKYIAKNVALMYGKTVTFMPKPLSGDNGTGMHTHQSLWKDGKPLFAGNGYAGLSETALYYIGGILKHGKALAAFTNPTTNSYKRLVPGFEAPINLAYSSRNRSAAVRIPMYSPSPKAKRIEVRFPDPTANPYLAFTAMLMAGIDGIINKIDPGQPMDKNIYDLPPEELAAVPKMPKNLEEALDELEKDYEFLLRGDVFTEDLIKTWIEYKRENEIKYVNSIPHPAEFYLYFDV from the coding sequence ATGACAGCTGAAGAGGTAGTAAAAAAGATTCAGGAAGAGGACATTAAAATCGTAGATGTAAGGTTTGTTGACCTACTTGGCACATGGCAGCATTTTAGTGTTCCAGCTCATGTTATTACAGAAGAGGTTTTTGAGGAAGGTTTGGGATTTGATGGCTCTTCAATCAGGGGCTGGAAAAGCATCAATGAAAGCGATATGCTTATAGTACCAGACCCCAAAACTGCCTTCATAGACCCTTTTGCAGAGGTTGCAACGCTCAACATCATCTGCGATGTTATAGACCCGATCACAAGGGAACCCTATTTAAGACATCCAAGGGCAATCGCCAAAAAAGCTGAAGAATATTTAAAATCATCGGGTATTGCCGATGTTGCATATTTTGGTCCAGAGCTTGAGTTTTTCATCCTCGATGATGTTAGATTTCAAGTGGAATCAAACACCGCTTCATACATTGTTGATTCTACAGAAGGCATCTGGAACACAAATAAAGACGAAGACCCCAATCTTGGATACAAAATAAGGCATAAAGAGGGGTATTTCCCCGTTTCACCGCTTGATAGCCTGCAGGATTTAAGAAGCGATATAGTACTTGAGCTTGAAAAAGCAGGTATAGAGGTTGAGGCCCACCACCATGAGGTTGCAACAGCCGGTCAGGCAGAAATCGATATAAGGTTTGCTCCACTTGTAGAGCAGGCAGATAATGTATTGAAGTACAAATATATCGCAAAAAATGTTGCCTTAATGTATGGAAAAACCGTTACATTTATGCCCAAGCCACTCTCTGGCGACAATGGCACAGGCATGCATACCCATCAAAGTTTATGGAAAGACGGCAAACCGCTCTTTGCTGGCAACGGTTATGCAGGATTGAGTGAAACAGCTCTCTATTATATCGGCGGAATCTTAAAGCACGGTAAAGCTCTTGCCGCATTTACAAATCCAACTACAAACTCATACAAGAGGCTCGTTCCTGGATTTGAGGCACCTATTAACCTTGCATACTCATCAAGAAACAGATCGGCTGCTGTGAGAATTCCTATGTATTCACCATCACCCAAGGCAAAAAGAATTGAGGTTAGATTCCCCGATCCAACAGCCAACCCATATCTTGCATTCACCGCAATGCTTATGGCTGGAATAGATGGTATTATCAATAAAATCGACCCAGGCCAGCCGATGGATAAAAACATCTACGACCTGCCACCTGAGGAGCTTGCAGCAGTTCCCAAGATGCCAAAGAATTTAGAAGAGGCGTTAGATGAACTTGAAAAGGATTATGAATTCTTGCTAAGAGGCGATGTCTTTACAGAGGATTTGATTAAAACCTGGATTGAATACAAAAGGGAAAATGAAATCAAGTATGTCAACTCCATTCCTCACCCGGCTGAGTTTTATCTTTACTTCGATGTCTAA